A stretch of Terriglobales bacterium DNA encodes these proteins:
- a CDS encoding DUF2203 domain-containing protein → MSDERTFTLPEAQALLPVLESLLKSAIASKKRMEEVQAEMQQLSGRIFLLGGVRVDLPAVTRRKAEGEKAAHRLKDTLDEISATGVQVKDLDVGLLDFPCRVDGEIILLCWKLGESAIEHWHGVSEGFAGRKPIDDKIRSA, encoded by the coding sequence GTGTCTGACGAACGCACATTTACGCTGCCGGAAGCGCAGGCGCTGCTGCCGGTGCTGGAGTCGCTGCTCAAATCGGCCATCGCCAGCAAGAAGCGCATGGAAGAAGTGCAGGCCGAGATGCAGCAGCTCTCCGGCCGCATCTTCCTGCTGGGCGGCGTCCGGGTTGACTTGCCCGCCGTCACGCGGCGCAAGGCCGAGGGCGAAAAGGCGGCGCACCGGCTGAAGGACACGCTCGACGAAATCAGTGCCACCGGCGTGCAGGTGAAAGACCTCGACGTCGGCCTGCTCGACTTCCCCTGCCGGGTAGACGGCGAGATCATCCTGCTCTGCTGGAAGCTGGGCGAATCGGCCATTGAGCACTGGCACGGCGTGAGCGAAGGCTTCGCCGGGCGCAAGCCGATTGACGACAAAATCAGGAGCGCCTAG
- the nadA gene encoding quinolinate synthase NadA yields MARARKGGVATEPADAFNIPVSGRPRAAPGLKAANKLATPATVASACRLDNYLVLPDESMDARIHTARERLGSDAVILGHHYQRDEVIKFADFRGDSYRLSKVASQAGGRYIIFCGVHFMAESADVLARPGQQVVLPDLNAGCSMADMAEITQVEDCWEQLVAAGVTNDAGEGITPITYMNSSAAIKAFCGERGGVVCTSSNAPGAMRWAFAKTPKVLFLPDQHLGRNTAYRMGIPLTDMVVWDPFMIGGGVSPDRLRAANVILWKGHCSVHQRFLPEHVDAVRQRYPGIRVIVHPECRWEVCEKADGIGSTDKLSKMIAEAPAGTSFAVGTEIHLVNRLAKEHARDGKKVITLDDSGCLCTTMFRISPQHLCWALENLADGNVVNRITVPANVKRWARVALDRMLEIQ; encoded by the coding sequence GTGGCTAGGGCCCGCAAGGGCGGCGTAGCCACTGAGCCGGCGGATGCTTTCAACATCCCCGTTTCCGGGCGGCCGCGAGCCGCGCCGGGACTGAAGGCGGCAAATAAATTGGCGACCCCTGCAACAGTAGCTTCTGCTTGCCGGCTGGACAACTACCTTGTCCTGCCCGACGAATCCATGGACGCCCGCATTCACACGGCGCGCGAGCGCCTGGGCTCCGACGCGGTCATTCTTGGCCACCACTATCAGCGCGACGAAGTCATCAAGTTCGCCGATTTCCGCGGCGACTCCTACCGTCTGTCGAAGGTGGCTTCGCAGGCCGGCGGGCGCTACATCATTTTCTGCGGCGTGCACTTCATGGCCGAATCGGCCGACGTGCTCGCGCGTCCCGGGCAGCAGGTTGTGCTTCCCGACCTGAACGCCGGCTGTTCCATGGCCGACATGGCCGAGATCACGCAGGTGGAAGACTGCTGGGAGCAGCTCGTCGCGGCCGGCGTGACCAACGACGCGGGCGAGGGCATTACGCCCATCACCTACATGAATTCTTCGGCGGCGATCAAGGCGTTTTGCGGCGAGCGCGGCGGCGTGGTGTGCACTTCGTCGAACGCGCCTGGCGCCATGCGCTGGGCGTTTGCCAAGACCCCAAAAGTTCTGTTTCTCCCCGACCAGCACCTGGGCCGCAACACCGCCTACCGCATGGGCATTCCGCTTACAGACATGGTGGTGTGGGACCCGTTCATGATCGGAGGCGGCGTTTCGCCCGACCGGCTGCGCGCCGCCAACGTCATTCTGTGGAAGGGACACTGCTCGGTCCACCAGCGCTTCCTGCCCGAGCACGTGGACGCGGTGCGCCAGCGCTATCCCGGCATCCGCGTGATCGTGCATCCGGAGTGCCGCTGGGAGGTCTGCGAGAAGGCCGACGGCATCGGCTCCACCGACAAGCTGAGTAAGATGATCGCCGAAGCGCCCGCCGGAACGAGCTTCGCCGTCGGCACCGAAATCCACCTGGTGAATCGCCTGGCGAAGGAGCACGCGCGCGACGGCAAGAAGGTGATCACGCTCGACGACTCCGGCTGCCTGTGCACGACCATGTTCCGCATCTCGCCGCAGCACTTGTGCTGGGCGCTGGAGAACCTGGCCGACGGCAATGTGGTGAACCGCATCACGGTGCCGGCCAACGTGAAGCGCTGGGCGCGCGTGGCGCTGGACCGGATGCTGGAAATTCAATGA
- a CDS encoding ATP-dependent 6-phosphofructokinase translates to MAAEADKIRTIGITTGGGDCPGLNAVIRAAVKCAILKYGWRVIGIRDGFDGLIWPEEKAQALELKDVSGILPRGGTILGTTNRGNPFKYMVKEDGREVVRDYSDDVIRNARALGLDAIIVIGGDGTQAIGLDLFRRGLNIVGVPKTIDNDLSATDVTFGFDTALHTATDAVDKIHTTAESHHRIMMVEVMGRDAGWIGIEAGIAGGAHVILIPEIPFTIKKVCEFVEMRQRSGKHFTIIVVAEGIRRPPDLDSDAPENERRSKPRLSMASLVGDAVGRCCRREVRVTVLGHIQRGGSPSPFDRILSTRFGVAAVDLIAQRKFGQMVCLRGASIGSVDVAEAVGQLKKVDPNGELVQVARAIGVSFGD, encoded by the coding sequence ATGGCAGCCGAAGCTGACAAGATCCGCACCATCGGCATCACCACCGGCGGCGGCGACTGCCCTGGACTGAACGCGGTCATCCGCGCGGCGGTGAAGTGCGCCATTCTGAAGTACGGCTGGCGCGTGATCGGCATCCGCGACGGATTCGATGGCCTCATCTGGCCCGAGGAAAAAGCGCAGGCGCTCGAACTGAAAGACGTGAGCGGCATCCTGCCGCGCGGCGGCACCATCCTCGGCACCACCAATCGCGGCAATCCCTTCAAGTACATGGTCAAGGAAGATGGCCGCGAGGTGGTGCGCGATTATTCCGACGACGTGATCCGCAACGCGCGCGCCCTTGGGCTGGACGCCATCATCGTGATCGGTGGCGACGGCACGCAAGCCATCGGGCTCGACCTGTTTCGCCGCGGGCTCAACATCGTCGGCGTGCCCAAGACGATCGACAACGATCTCAGCGCCACCGACGTCACCTTCGGTTTCGACACGGCGCTGCACACCGCCACCGACGCGGTGGACAAGATCCACACGACGGCGGAATCGCACCATCGCATCATGATGGTGGAGGTCATGGGCCGCGATGCCGGCTGGATCGGCATCGAGGCGGGCATCGCCGGCGGCGCACACGTGATTTTGATTCCCGAGATTCCGTTCACCATCAAAAAGGTCTGCGAGTTCGTGGAGATGCGGCAGCGCAGCGGCAAGCACTTCACCATCATCGTGGTGGCCGAGGGCATCCGCCGGCCGCCGGACCTCGACAGCGACGCGCCCGAGAATGAGCGACGCTCCAAGCCGCGCCTGAGCATGGCCAGCCTGGTCGGCGACGCCGTCGGCCGGTGCTGCCGGCGCGAGGTCCGCGTCACCGTGCTGGGACACATTCAGCGCGGCGGCTCCCCCTCGCCCTTCGACCGCATCCTGAGCACGCGCTTCGGCGTGGCCGCCGTGGACCTGATCGCGCAGCGCAAATTCGGGCAGATGGTCTGCCTGCGCGGCGCCTCGATCGGATCAGTCGACGTGGCGGAAGCCGTGGGCCAGCTGAAGAAAGTTGATCCCAACGGCGAACTGGTGCAGGTCGCCAGGGCGATTGGCGTTTCTTTCGGAGACTAA
- a CDS encoding Ig-like domain-containing protein, with protein MRSPRLTVVLTIAALLLLAACGDFFVSNDTVTAIAVTPANGLLKPGATQQFTATATLANGNTKDVTSSATWSSSNTSIATISNSGLATGVALGSTTIAASVPANATSNSKVNGQTTLTVSNATILTVTLTPANPVVRVGSTQQMSAVATLSDNSTRDVTSTGAWSSSAPAIATVNASGLVTGVAAGTAVVSVTVGTITASTPVTVQ; from the coding sequence ATGCGCTCCCCCCGCCTCACCGTCGTCCTGACGATCGCGGCCTTGCTTCTGCTGGCGGCCTGCGGCGATTTCTTCGTCTCCAATGACACCGTGACCGCGATTGCGGTCACGCCCGCCAATGGCCTGCTGAAGCCGGGGGCCACCCAGCAGTTCACCGCCACCGCCACGCTGGCCAACGGAAACACCAAGGACGTGACCAGCAGCGCGACGTGGAGTTCGTCGAACACGAGCATTGCGACCATCTCGAATTCCGGACTGGCCACGGGCGTCGCCCTGGGCTCCACCACGATTGCCGCGTCGGTCCCGGCCAACGCCACCAGCAACAGCAAGGTCAACGGTCAGACCACCCTCACGGTGAGCAACGCCACGATTCTCACCGTCACGCTCACGCCGGCGAATCCGGTGGTGCGCGTGGGCTCCACGCAGCAGATGAGCGCCGTGGCCACGCTCTCGGACAACAGCACGCGCGACGTAACCAGCACCGGCGCCTGGTCGAGCAGCGCGCCAGCCATCGCCACGGTGAACGCATCGGGACTGGTGACCGGAGTGGCCGCCGGCACGGCGGTCGTGAGCGTCACCGTGGGCACAATTACCGCTTCCACGCCGGTCACGGTTCAGTGA